Proteins from one Erpetoichthys calabaricus chromosome 11, fErpCal1.3, whole genome shotgun sequence genomic window:
- the adra2db gene encoding alpha-2Db adrenergic receptor, with product MGVTQETATPNSSQDVNHTDHPGSSTHSTAEAFLLVLVVSIIILVTIVGNVLVVVAVFTSRALKAPQNLFLVSLASADILVATLVIPFSLANEVMGYWYFGSTWCGFYLALDVLFCTSSIVHLCAISLDRYWSVTKAISYNLKRTPKRIKSMIATVWVISAVISFPPLIMIKKHNEYECLLNEETWYILSSCVVSFFAPCVIMILVYCKIYRVAKQRSSTVFVARNGVERQTSQSETCFMNKDKFDNESPSSQSSGGSNQRQEELEDIDLEESFAADKKPRNSRFSKKSKVEGSQQDPRLSWASNRGSHLFNEQQSRRLNSVTKNKVAQQREKRFTFVLAVVMGVFVLCWFPFFFTYSLQAICGSRCNVPKTLFNLFFWIGYCNSSLNPIIYTIFNRDFRKAFKKIICRTTKRT from the coding sequence ATGGGTGTAACACAGGAGACCGCTACTCCGAACAGTTCACAGGATGTGAACCACACCGATCACCCTGGGTCCAGCACCCATTCGACTGCTGAGGCTTTTTTACTGGTTCTAGTGGTTTCCATCATCATCCTGGTGACTATTGTCGGTAATGTGCTGGTAGTGGTGGCCGTGTTCACCAGCAGAGCTCTCAAAGCTCCCCAGAACCTCTTTTTGGTGTCCCTCGCATCTGCAGACATCCTGGTAGCCACACTAGTGATCCCCTTCTCCCTCGCTAACGAAGTGATGGGCTATTGGTACTTCGGGAGCACTTGGTGTGGTTTCTATTTGGCTTTGGATGTCCTGTTCTGTACGTCTTCTATTGTTCACCTGTGCGCCATCAGCCTGGACAGGTACTGGTCGGTGACTAAAGCGATCAGCTACAACCTGAAAAGGACACCGAAAAGAATCAAAAGCATGATCGCCACGGTGTGGGTGATCTCCGCTGTCATTTCTTTTCCTCCGCTGATTATGATCAAGAAGCACAACGAGTACGAGTGCCTGCTCAACGAGGAGACCTGGTACATCCTGTCTTCGTGCGTCGTCTCCTTCTTCGCACCTTGCGTGATAATGATCCTGGTGTACTGCAAGATCTACCGGGTGGCAAAGCAGAGGTCCTCCACCGTATTTGTCGCCAGGAACGGAGTCGAGCGGCAGACCTCCCAGTCAGAGACGTGCTTTATGAACAAGGATAAATTCGATAACGAAAGCCCGAGCAGCCAGAGCTCTGGGGGTAGCAACCAGAGGCAGGAGGAGCTCGAGGACATTGACCTGGAGGAGAGTTTTGCGGCAGACAAGAAGCCTAGGAATTCTCGGTTTTCCAAAAAGAGCAAAGTGGAGGGTTCTCAGCAGGACCCCCGCCTATCCTGGGCGTCAAACCGCGGGTCCCACCTGTTTAACGAGCAGCAGAGTCGGCGCCTCAACTCGGTGACCAAGAACAAAGTGGCACAGCAGCGGGAGAAGCGCTTCACCTTCGTGCTGGCCGTCGTCATGGGGGTTTTTGTACTTTGCTGGTTTCCCTTTTTCTTCACCTACAGTTTGCAGGCGATCTGTGGGAGCCGCTGCAATGTGCCCAAAACGCTTTTCAATCTCTTTTTTTGGATCGGATATTGTAACAGCTCTCTGAATCCCATCATTTACACGATCTTTAATCGGGATTTccgaaaggcatttaaaaagatCATCTGCAGGACCACCAAGCGCACTTGA